CGCAAGTGCCCTTGTGGTGGGTACACCTAAAGCGGCCATGGCTTCGCTGACAATGTATTCACGGATCACGGGACCAAGCGCAGATTTGCCATCACCACTCCGTGAAAAAGGGGTACGTCCGGAACCCTTCAACTGAAGATCGTATCGTGTGCCTTCTGTATCCAGAACTTCACCAAGCAGGATGGCGCGACCATCACCGAGTTGTGGTGCGAATCCACCAAACTGATGGCCGGCGTAAGCCTGGGCAATCGGCTGGGCACCATCGGGAACCGCGTTGCCCGAAAGCATCGCAAGACCCTCGGCTGATTCCAACCAGTCGATGTCAATTGACAACTTTGCCGCCAGTTCCCGATTGATACGAATCAGCTTGGGATCCGAAACCTGGGCTGGCACCTGACTCGCATAAAAACGTTCTGGCAGATTAGCGTATGTGTTGTTGAAGGAAATACTCATAGTTCCATAAAACTTAGGTCAAAAGCTAAGCGGTTTATTCAATGAGATGTTATCCATTCGGATGTCCCATCTCTCTTTCGATCATATTAATATTCTTGGTTAAACTTCCTCACTTTGGCGACCGCATTTACCGCGGCGGACAAAATACACTCATTCAGTCCGGGATGGATGTAAATCATGTCTGCCAATTCTCGCACATCGTTTTTCAAATGCATAACGGCAAGCACTTGATGCATCAAGGTACAGGATTCCGGACCTACAAGATGACAACCGAGTATGGAATAATCCGCCGGGGAAACGAGCAGTTTGATTCGTGGATAATCGATCCGCATTGCCATGGCACGGGCACTGGCGAGCCAGTCTTCGAATACAAAAACATACGGCGTGCCAGCATCCTTGAGTTGCTCTTCGGTCAACCCAACTGAGGCGACTTCCGGATTGGAAAATACAGCATGGGCAATCTGCTGTTCGTCGATTGGCTCATCACTGTTTTTGATAAATTTATGCCGCTGATAACGAACCTCAAACGCGGCCGCATGTTGCAACATGTAACGTCCATTCCCGTCTCCAGCTGCGAAGATTCCGTCAACCGCAGTCTGCAAATGTGCATCGACCGGATGGAACCCTTGCTCGTTGGCTGCGAGCCCGGTTTTTTCAAGTTCAAGTGCCTCGGTGTTTGGTCGACGTCCGATCGCGAAAAGCACGCGTTCAGCTTCGCGAACCCGGTTGGCCGCCTCAGCGAAACCAATAAGCAATTTCGATGGCACGCAGCCACGGTTCGGACAAGCCCCACCAAGCTTGTCACGCTCCACCAGAACAGTCTTCAAACCCGATTGTGCCGCCGCGATAGCGAGACCCGAGGCGCGGCCACCCCCAACAACTATGAGATCAAACGTTTCTGTCATGGCCTATGAGTCGGCTTTCAACAGATTTCCAAACAGATCGCGGAATTTTTTAAGTTTTGGCTGGATCACCGCGGCACAGTATCCGCCTTGTGGATTCAAGCGGTAATAGTCCTGATGATTATCCTCGGCCGGATAAAATGTCTCGAAAGGTGCCAACTCCGTTACAACCGGATTTTCCACCAGTGCTGCCACCTCATCCTTAATAGCAGATGCCTGCTCGAGTTCTTCGTCGTTTTGATAAAAAACTATACTTCGATACTGTGTCCCTCTGTCAGCTCCCTGCTGGTTCAAAGTAGTCGGGTTATGAGTTCCAAAATGGACCTTTAAAAGATCCGCGTAAGAGATTTCGCCCGGATTGTATTCCACTTGTATCACCTCGGCATGTCCGGTCGCACCGGAACATACCTCGTGGTATTTAGGGTTGGCAGACTGTCCTCCGGCATAACCACTGGTGACACTGACAACACCTCGCAATTGTTGAAAAAGTGCTTCAGTGCACCAGAAGCACCCACCGCCAAAAGTGGCCAGTTTTGTCTTTGGAGCCGGTTTCGAATCGCTCTCAAATTTGGTCAACGAAATTGCATTAATGCAATAACGCAGCCCACTGGGTTCTGGCCCATCTGGAAACACATGTCCGAGGTGAGCGTCGCAGGTATTACAGGTAACTTCTATCCGCGTCATACCATAACTTCCGTCGTTGTGGTGCGCGATGGCGTTATCGGTAATGGGCTGGGTGAAAGATGGCCAGCCTGTGCCGCTATCAAACTTCTCTGTGGAATCAAAGAGCGGGGTGTTACAACATAGGCAGCCATACTTTCCAGGCTCATGGAGCTCACACATGCCTGAGCTGAACGCTCGCTCAGTCCCTTTAAGTCGAGCGACTTGAAATTGCTCAGGAGTGAGTATCTCACGCCATTCCGCTTCCGTTTTAGAAACCCTGCGATCAGGATCAGGGTTTCCGTTGCTGACAAAGTTGAGAACGTTTTTCCAATTTAGCATAACAGGTAGTCGCAATGGAGTTAAAATACTTACTTCAGATTCCGGTCCGTAGCCAAAACAGCTAACACCGAACCAGGGTGTTACGAGGTAATAACCGTTTTACCAGTTTCCAAAAGTTACACGCCACCAAATGAAACATGCTTTGTTTCAAGGTAAGCTTCGATACCCTCAGAACCTAACTCACGTCCCCAGCCACTTTGCTTAAAGCCACCAAAGGGACAACTGCTCGTGGCAGGAACCGATTCGTTGATACCAACGGTTCCCGCTTCCAGTTGCTCGGCTAAACGCAATGCCCGGTTCAAATCCTTTGTAAACGCGTAAGCGGCCAAACCATATTCGGTATTGTTCGCCAGAGCCACTGCTTCCTCCTCTGTATCGAAGGGTACGACCGGAGCTACAGGTGCAAAAATTTCTTCTGTTAAACAACGCGCATCGGATGGAAGGTCTACCAGAACCGCAGGTGTTATAAAGACTCCCCGTCCTTCAACAGCGGTTCCTCCGCATAGTAAGGTTGCGCCTTTGGCTTTTGCATCCTCAACAAATTGCAAGGCTGCCCCACGTCCAGCTTCATCGATCAAAGGTCCAATTTCTACTCCCTCTTCCAATCCATAACCAACTTTCAGGGCCTTGGTTCGTTCAACAAATTTTTCTACAAAGGCGTCGAGGATAAGTCGCTCCACATAAATGCGATTCGATGCGATACAGGATTGGCCGGAGTTACGGAATTTGGTGATAATCGCGCCATCGACCGCTTTGTCGAGGTCGGCATCGGCGAACACCAGGAGAGGTGCGTTACCTCCCAGTTCCAATGAAAGACGGGTGCAGGTTTTCGCTGCTCCTTCGATCAGCTTTTTTCCTACTTCGGTGGAACCGGTGAAAGAAATCTTTCGGCACAACGGATTTTCCAGCATTTCATTTCCAATGTCCGAGGCCTTACCAACGACCAATTGGAAAACGCCTTTGGGGAATCCAGCAGCTTCAATACACTGAGCCAACTTGACTGCGCAAACCGGCGTGGCGGAAGCAGGCTTTAAAATGACTGGGCATCCGGCGGCTAAGGCAGGTCCTACTTTTCGCAACGATAAAACCAGAGGAAAATTCCACGGAGCGATCGCTCCAACCACACCCACCGGATGCTTGAGAATAAGATGCCTCTTGCCAGGAGTTTGGTTTGGCACACTACGCCCATAGGAGCGGCGAGCTTCTTCCGCGAACCATCGAATATGATCAATTGCCATACCGACCTCGCCTTTGCTCTGTGGGAGTGGTTTACCGTTTTCAAGGGTTATGTCGTGGGCAATTTCTTCAGCGCGTTTGCTGACTTCTGCGGCAAGCTTTAACAGGAGATCACCTCGGGCCATGCCAGTCGTAGCTGCCCAACCGGCGCGAGCTGCTTCGGCGTCTGCAATGGCTTTGTGAATGCCCGCTCGATCAACCGTGGCTACTTCGGCGAACGCTTCGCCTGTTCCTTTATCAATAACGGTCAGTTTTTTCTCACTGTCGACCCATTCGCCGTTTAAATATAATCCGTATGTGTCCATGGTATTTATTATTGGTCGAAACTTTTCGAAAGCTCCAACTTCATTTCTCCGTGCAGGTTAACTCCGGGCTCAAAATTCGGGCGTCTTATCCCAGGCATCTTGAAAAATCCCTTCGCCCATAGTTGTGTAAGGGTTCCGGAAGCTCTCGTTGTAGACAGCGACTCCAGCCGTTATGCAATGAGCCCCGGCAATTGCCACATCACCAATCTGTCGTGCGTTACGAACAGCTGCCGCGATGATTTCTGAAGGATATCCGAATTTATCCAGCATGGTTCGAACTTCACCAATGAAGGTATCAGGTGAATCACCGAACTGATCTTTCCATCCAAGAAAGGGGCTTATAAAGGATGCACCTGCCCGGGCCGCATGCCATGCCTGGGCAACGGACATGATCAAGGTGGCGTTCGTTCGAATGCCATCTTTGGAAAGTTCTCTTATGGCGGTAAATCCTCCCTCACAGGCACCTACTTTGATGACAAAATTGGGAGAAAGCGCAGCGAGCTCACGGCCTTGATCTACGATTTCCTTACACTTAGTAAAATGGGGATTTACTTCTACACTTACTGGTTTGTCGGTGCCATGGACCATCTCGGCGATCTCGGCGATAACCGTGCGAAACGGTTTACCTGACACCATAACATGCCTGGGGTTGGTTGTAAGTCCATCCATGTCCCAAGCTTCGAGAGCATGGGCAATTTCTTCTGTAATCGCGCTATCAAGGAATAACTTCATATTATTGGATTGTTTTTTCGTTAAATAAATGTGTGTGAAATTGCACGTTGCACCAAAACTGGCTAAGTCAGATTGGGTCTTAATCGATCCACACTTGAAGTGGTGGGATAAAGCTCATGAAAACATCGTTGGGTCGCTCCAATAGCAGCTGCAAAAGAACCAACCTGAGAATACAACAAAGAGACCTTGTCTGCGATGTCGGATAAGATAAATCGGCGAAATGTTTCCTCGACATACGGCCAAATCTCTCCGTCTGGTTCCAACAGCGCTCCAATCAAAATAATAGCTTCGGGGTCCAGCAAGGTGGCCAATGAAGCGGCTTGGGCGCCTAAAAGTTCGCCGACTAATTTGGCCTTTTCTTTGGAAAGCTTGAAGTCTTTTCCTTCACCATCCACATCCAAAGCTTTTTCGGAAACCACCTC
The sequence above is a segment of the Verrucomicrobiota bacterium genome. Coding sequences within it:
- a CDS encoding FAD-dependent oxidoreductase codes for the protein MTETFDLIVVGGGRASGLAIAAAQSGLKTVLVERDKLGGACPNRGCVPSKLLIGFAEAANRVREAERVLFAIGRRPNTEALELEKTGLAANEQGFHPVDAHLQTAVDGIFAAGDGNGRYMLQHAAAFEVRYQRHKFIKNSDEPIDEQQIAHAVFSNPEVASVGLTEEQLKDAGTPYVFVFEDWLASARAMAMRIDYPRIKLLVSPADYSILGCHLVGPESCTLMHQVLAVMHLKNDVRELADMIYIHPGLNECILSAAVNAVAKVRKFNQEY
- a CDS encoding bifunctional methionine sulfoxide reductase B/A protein; translated protein: MLNWKNVLNFVSNGNPDPDRRVSKTEAEWREILTPEQFQVARLKGTERAFSSGMCELHEPGKYGCLCCNTPLFDSTEKFDSGTGWPSFTQPITDNAIAHHNDGSYGMTRIEVTCNTCDAHLGHVFPDGPEPSGLRYCINAISLTKFESDSKPAPKTKLATFGGGCFWCTEALFQQLRGVVSVTSGYAGGQSANPKYHEVCSGATGHAEVIQVEYNPGEISYADLLKVHFGTHNPTTLNQQGADRGTQYRSIVFYQNDEELEQASAIKDEVAALVENPVVTELAPFETFYPAEDNHQDYYRLNPQGGYCAAVIQPKLKKFRDLFGNLLKADS
- a CDS encoding NAD-dependent succinate-semialdehyde dehydrogenase, whose translation is MDTYGLYLNGEWVDSEKKLTVIDKGTGEAFAEVATVDRAGIHKAIADAEAARAGWAATTGMARGDLLLKLAAEVSKRAEEIAHDITLENGKPLPQSKGEVGMAIDHIRWFAEEARRSYGRSVPNQTPGKRHLILKHPVGVVGAIAPWNFPLVLSLRKVGPALAAGCPVILKPASATPVCAVKLAQCIEAAGFPKGVFQLVVGKASDIGNEMLENPLCRKISFTGSTEVGKKLIEGAAKTCTRLSLELGGNAPLLVFADADLDKAVDGAIITKFRNSGQSCIASNRIYVERLILDAFVEKFVERTKALKVGYGLEEGVEIGPLIDEAGRGAALQFVEDAKAKGATLLCGGTAVEGRGVFITPAVLVDLPSDARCLTEEIFAPVAPVVPFDTEEEAVALANNTEYGLAAYAFTKDLNRALRLAEQLEAGTVGINESVPATSSCPFGGFKQSGWGRELGSEGIEAYLETKHVSFGGV
- a CDS encoding transaldolase; this translates as MKLFLDSAITEEIAHALEAWDMDGLTTNPRHVMVSGKPFRTVIAEIAEMVHGTDKPVSVEVNPHFTKCKEIVDQGRELAALSPNFVIKVGACEGGFTAIRELSKDGIRTNATLIMSVAQAWHAARAGASFISPFLGWKDQFGDSPDTFIGEVRTMLDKFGYPSEIIAAAVRNARQIGDVAIAGAHCITAGVAVYNESFRNPYTTMGEGIFQDAWDKTPEF